The Trueperaceae bacterium genomic sequence GCTGGGCCTGGGAGTGGACGGCCTCATCGGCGACGTCCCGGAGGCGCTGCTCGCGGCGCGGCGTTGAGCGCTGCGCGGACCCCGCGCCGCGCACCGGCGGCGCCCGAGGTCCGGTCGGACCTGCTGCTCGGCACCACCCTGATGCTGTGCGCCATGGTCCTGCTCCCGATCATGGACGGCCTCGCCAAGGGGCTCAGCCAGCGCTACCCCGTGCCCATGATCGTGTGGGCGCGTTACCTGTTCCACCTGGCGTGCATGCTGCCGGTCCTCCTCCTCCGCTTCGGCGGTCAGGGGCTCTGGCCACGTCAGGCTGGCCTCCAGCTCGTGCGTGGCGGCCTACTCCTGGCCGGCACGGCGCTGTTCTTCTTCGCCCTCTCGCTCCTGCCGCAGGCGACGGCCCTGGCGCTCTTCTTCGTGTCGCCGCTCGTCGTGACGGTGGCGGCGCCGCTGCTGTTGCGGGAGCGCGTCGGCGCCTGGCGCGTGCTGGCCGTGCTCGTCGGCTTCGCGGGCATCGTGCTGATCCTCAGGCCGGGCTCCGGGATGCTCGGGTGGGGCGCCGGGCTGGCGCTGGCGGCCGGCGTCGTGCACGGTTTCTACATGCTGTTCACCCGTGCCCTGGCGGGCAGCGCGCCGCCGCTCGTCACGCTCGGCTACACGGCCGTCGTCGGCGCCGTCGTCATGTCCGCGGTCGTGCCGTTCGTGTGGGTGCGCGTCACGCCGCTCGACTTCGCCACCATGGTGCTTCTCGGCGTGCTGGCGGCCGGCGGGCACTTCCTGCTCATCAAGGCCTTCGACCACGCCCCCGCCACCTGGCTGGCGCCGGTCGGCTACTTCGAGATGGTGACCGCCGTGCTCTACGGCTACCTGGCGTACGGCGACCTGCCCGACGCGCTCGGCTGGACCGGGATCCTCGTGGTGGTGGGTGCGGGCGTCGCCATCTCGCTCAAGGAGCGCAAGGCCATGCGCGGCCTGCGCCCCGGCAACTAGGCGGCCACCCTCAGCCCTTGCCCTTCCGAGGGATGGACAGCGTCTGCCACGCGTCGCCCCGCCAATGCTTGGCGAGGAACACCACCTGCCCCACATGGTGGCCGGTGTGGTCGTAGTTGCGCAGGATGGCGTCCACGACGCCCAGCGCCTTGCCCCTGATGGTCACGGTGCGGGTGAGGTCGGCGGGCGTCAGGCGCGCCAGCGTCTCCAACACCTCGTCGAAGCCGGCCTGCCACTCCTCGAGCATGGCGCTCACCGCCTGGCCGCCGGGTTCGAACTCGTCGTCCCTGCGCCTGTCCGGTTTCTCGCCGTCGGAGGTGAGGAAGTCGCGCCAGCGCGAGCGCAGGTTGCCCGCCACGTGCCGCACGATCACGGCGATCGAGTTGCCGCCTGCGTCCAGGGTGCGGTGCCAATCGGCGTCGTCCAGCTGCGCGAGCGCGCGTTCCGCCAACGCCTTCTGGCCTCGGTAACCGTTCTCCATCCCGGCGAGGAACAGCCGGCCGACCGTGTGCTCGAGCCCCGTCGCGTCCATGGCAGATGCTACCGCCACGGTGGGGTCTCGTGCCGTGCCCGTAAGATGGCGGCATGACGCGAGACGAACAGGGCGCGACCAGGGGCCTCGCCACGGCCTTCGCGGCGGTGGTCAACGCCGTCACCGCGGCGACGGACGCGGCGCGGAACGCCCTGCCCGGCCGGCGGCCTCAGCGCATCGTCATCGAGTTGCGCGGCTCCTTCCCCGCCCTCAAGGAGGCGCGCCCGTTCCCGGCCCGGCTGGTGCGGGTGACGCCCCCGGTCATGTCGCTCGAGGAGCTCGACCGACTGGTGGAGTCCCTCCTGCGCGCCGACTGGCTGCGCGCGGTGGCGTTCCGGTTCACGGAGCTGAACTTGTCGCTCACCGCCGCGACGGCCGTGCGGCGCCAGTTCGCGCGGCTGCGCGCGGCCGGCAAGCGGGTGGAGGTTCTCGCGACCGCGTTCGACAACGCGAGCTATTACCTCGCCAGCGCCGCCGACCGCATCACGGCGCCGCCCAGCGCCGAGTTCCAGGTGACCGGCCTGGCGCTGACGGCCACCTTCCTCGGCGACTCGCTCGGCAGGGCGGGCGTGCGCTTCGAGAAGGTTGCCGTCGGGGAGTACAAGAACGCGGGCGACGAGCTCGTCCGCACGCGCATGAGCGAGGCGCAACGCGAGCAGTACGGCGCCTACCTCGACAGCGTCGTGGCAACCACGCACGCCGCCATCGGCCACGACCGGGGTCGACCTCCTGAGGCGGTGGCCGCCTGGGTGGACGCGGGCGTGACCTCCGCGGCCAAGGCCGCCGAGCTGGGCATGCTCGACGCGGTGGCGTACGAGGACGAGGCGCTCGACGCCGCCGCGCGGCCCGTCGCGGCCGCCCGCCGCTACCTGCCCGGGCGGCGCCTCGCCACCCGAGCGGACAGGGTCGCGCTCGTGGGCCTCGAGGGGGTCATCGTCACCGGCCAGAGCCGCTCCTCGCCGCTGCCGCTGCCCGTCGTGGGGCGCCGCACCGCCGGTTCCGAGACGCTGGTCGGGGCCCTGCGCGCCGCCGGTCGCGACGCCCGCACGCGCGCCGTCGTGCTGCACGTGGAGTCGGGCGGCGGGTCGGCGCTCGCCTCCGACCTGATCGGGCGCGAGGTGGAGCTGCTCGCGCGGCGCATGCCGGTGGTCGCCGTGATGGGGGCCGTGGCGGCGAGCGGCGGCTACTACGTGCTGACGCACGCCACGCGCGTGCTGGCCGAGGCCACCACCCTGACGGGCTCTATTGGGGTCCTGACCATGAAGCCGGTGCTGGAGGAGCTCTACGCCCGTTACGGCGCGAACGTCGAGAGCCTCGAGCGCGGTCGCTTCGCGGGCCTGATGGCGACCCACCGGCCCTTCGATGGGCACGAGCGCGCGCTGCTCGAACGCTACACCGAGGAGGTCTACGGGCGGTTCGTCGCCCGGGTCGCCGCCGGGCGGCGCCTGGACGAGAAGTCCGTCGACGAGATCGGCCGCGGGCGCATCTGGTCGGGCGCGGACGCTCTGGAGCGCGGGCTGGTGGACGAGCTGGGCGGCGTGCCGCAGGCCCTGGACCGCGCCAGGGAGCTGGCCGGACTGCCGCCGGACGCGGCCGTGTGGCGCGTCCCCGCGCCCGCCAGGTACGTCCTCCCGACGGCCGAGGATCCCACCACCATCCTGCGCACGTTCGGTGCCGGGCTGCGCGAGCGAGCGTGGCTACTTCACCCCGCCCACCTCGCGGTGCGCTGACTGGACCTGCCCGGCGGAAGAAGGCAAAAGTCCTACCGCTTCGTTCGTAGGCTGGTGCTGGAAGGAGCGTCACATGACAGACATGACTGGCAAGGTGGCCCTGGTCACGGGAGGCGGCTCGGGAATCGGGCGCGCGACGGCCCTCGAGTTCGCCGGCCGCGGCGCGGCCGTGATGGTCGCGGACTTCAACCTCGAGGGGGCGCAGGAGACCGCGCGGCAGATAGGGGCGGCGGGCGGCCGCGCCGCGGCCGTCAAGGTCGACGTGGCCGACGAGGGCTCCGTGAAGGCGATGGTGGCCGAGGCAGTGGCGGCATTCGGGCGGCTCGACTACCTGGTCAACAACGCGGGCATCTCCGCCGCCGGACCGAACGTGCCGCTGCACGAGGTCGACCTCAAGGCGTTCGAGCGCGTCCTGGACGTGAACGTGGCCGGGACCTTCCTGGGCATGAAGCACGCGATCCCCGAGATCCTGAAGGCTGGTGGCGGCGCCGTCGTCAACCTCGCCAGCACCATGGGCGAACGCGCCTCCGCCGGCGACCCGTCTTACAGCACGAGCAAGCACGCCGTGCGGGGCCTGACGCAGTCGGCCGCGCTCACCTACGCCACCCTGGGGGTGCGCGTCAACTCCGTGGGACCCGGCGTCATCCGGACGGGCATGACCGAGGCGATCTTCGAAGACGAGCAGACGACGGCGTGGCTCAAGGGGGTAACCCCCATGCACCGCTTCGGCGAACCGTCCGAGATCGCCAAGCTCATCGTCTTCCTCTGCTCCGACGACGCCTCGTACATCACCGGGGGTTACTACCCCGCGGACGGCGGTTGGCTGGCCGGCTGAGGGCCTAACATGATGGCGTGAGCGGGTGTTGCAGGGCCGCGCCCTGCGAGGAGCTGTTCGACGCGCGCGTGGCCGCCTGGTACCTCCGGCGCTACCAGCGCGGCGGCCTCGACGGCACCGAACGGCGCATGTTGGCGGTGTTGGGCGCCGCCGACCTGGCGGGCTCGAGCGTGCTGGAGCTGGGGGGCGGGGTGGGCGCCCTCCAGGCCGAGCTGCTCAAGCGTGGTGCGGCCAAGGGCGAGGTGGTCGAGCTGGTGGCCGCCTACGCGCCCTTCGCGGCCGAACTGGCCGCCGAGGCGGGCGTGGCGGAGCGGAGCACCTTCCGCGTGGCCGACGTCCTGGGTGACCCGGGCGCCGCGCAGCCCGCCGACATCGTCATCGTGAACCGGGTGGTGTGCTGCTCGGCCGAGGGCGTGGAGTTGCTCGGTGCGGCGGCGCGCCTCACCAAGGGCGTCCTCCTGGTGAGCTTCCCGCGCCCGTCGCGCCTCGCGCGGTTGGCCGCCCGCGCGCAACACGGGCTCGCCCGCCTGTTCGGCCGCCTCTACCGCTTCTACGTCCACCCCAGGGCGCGGCTGCGCGCTGCGGCGGAGAGTGCCGGGCTCGAGCCGGTGGGGGGCGGGGCCGGCCTGGTCTGGGAGTACGTGGCCTTCAGGCGCCGCACCCAACCCGCCAACGCGGCGCCCGATATCTCGCCAACGTGAGTGCCAAGCAGCTCGCCGCCGGGGGCGAAGAAGTAGGTGGTGGGCAGCCCGACGCCGCCGAGCCGCGCCGCCACCGCCATGTCGCGGTCGAGGAGCACCCGCCCTGGGTGCGCGGCGAGCAGCGCTCGCCGCGGCGGATCGGCTGTCAGGAACGCCTCCACGGCCGCCCGCTGCTCGCCCTGGTTGACGAACAGGAACGTCACCTCCGGGTTCTCGGCCGCCGCCCTCGCCAGTTGCGGGATCTCGCGCCTGCACGGCAGGCACCACGTGGCCCAGCTGTTCACCACCAGCGGGCCGCCGCTCAGGTCGGCGAGGCTCACCTGGTCGCCGGCGAGGGTCGTCAGCGTCACGTCGGGCAACCGCCGCGCCGCCTCCGCCACCGGGGTGAGGAGCGCCGGCACCGCCAGCCAGGCGGCCAGGGCGAGCACGGCCGGCCCTAACGCCGCCAGGAGCGCCCGCGGCCGCCAGCCGAGCGACCACGCGGCGACGACCGTGCCCGCCGCCACGCCCCACCACGGCGAGAAGCCGCCCTGCCAGAACATGAGCGCCTCGAGCGGGCGGGCGAAGAAGTACGGCGCGTTCTCCGCCACGAACCCGAGCCGCGCGCCGACCACGACCGCGCCCGCTGCGTTCCATGCCCAGTTCGCGCCGCGCGCCCTGGCGCCCGCGCGCCGCGCCGCCACCTCCGCGACGACGATCAGCGTCAGGAGCCCGACACCCGCGACGAGGCGCGGCGCCGAGACGACGAGCGGACCCAGCTGCAGCGCGTCCATGTCGCGATGCTACGCCGGTGGGCGGGCCCGCCCGGGTAGCGCCCGCTGCGCCCGCCAACTCCGGCTCAGGCGCCCGCCAGGCCCAGGGCGGTGCCGACCCATTCGACCACCCTCGCCAGGTCGTCCGCGTCGATCCACTCGCCCACCGAGTGGATCTCGTGCATGGCCACACCGACGTTGACGGTGAGCAGCCCTTTCTGGTTGAGGATGCTCGTGTCGGACCCGCCGATCGAGGCGACCGGCGTGAGGCGCTCGCCCAGCGCCGGCGCGGCCGCCGCCAGCCGCTGCATGGGCCCCGCGTCCGCCGCCACGGCGTAGCCGTCGTACAGGTGACGTCGTTCGATGGCCACGCTCGCGCCGTGCCGCGCCGCCGCGGCCTCCGCGCGGGCCGTCACGTGGGCGGCGAGCTCGTCGAGCCGCGTCTTGCTGAAGGCGCGGAACTCGCCCCGCAGGACGACCTCGCTGGGCACCACGTTGGTCGGTCCCCCGCCCCGGATGGCGCCGAAGTTGAGGACCTGGTCGGCGGCCACGCGCCCGAGCGGCACGGCCGCGACCACCTCGGCCGCGGCCTTGATGGCGTGCACGCCGCGCTCCGGCTCGAGGGCGGCGTGGGCGGCCTTCCCGGTCACGGTCACGGTCACGTCGTCCTTGAACACGGCGGAGGTGATGACCTCGCCGACTTGCACCTCGCCGTCGAACGAGTAGGCGAAGTCCGCGCCGAGGGCGGCGACGTCCAGGTGCTTGGCGCCGAGCAGCCCCAGCTCCTCGCACACCGTCACGACGGCCACGAGGGTCGGTCTGTGCTCGTAACCCGTGCGGGCGGCGCGCGCGAGCAGCTCGAGGATGACGGCCACGCCGGCCTTGTCGTCGGCCCCGAGGATCTGCCTGCCGCTCGAGCGCACGACGCTGCCGGCCACCTCCGCCACGAGCGGTTCGCCCGGCACGAGGGGAACCGTGTCCATGTGCGCCGCCAGCACGACGCGCTCGGCGCGGCCGCCGGGGAGCTCGGCCACGAGGTTGCCGGCGTTGCCGCCCGTGTGAGCGCCGGCGTCGTCTTCGCGCACGTCCATGCCGAGGGTCCCGAACTCCTCGGTGAGTAGGTCCGCCACGGCGCGCTCGTCCCGGCTGGGGCTCGGCACGAGGCACAGGCGCACGAGGCGCTCCTGCAGCCGGTGTACCAGGGCGTCGCGGTCGCCTGGGCTCGTCATCGGCCGATCACCTCCGGGCTCAACACGCGCCGCGCCTGGACGTCGACGACGCCCAGGTCGGTCACCTTGTAGTCGGGGCTGACGCTCAGCGGTAGGAGCGTCAGGAGCAGCACCGGCGTCTTGACGCTCATGCCTGCATCACGCAGCGCCCCCTCCAGAGCGTCGAAGCGGGCGGCGACCTCGGGAACGGGAGCGTCCGACAGCAGGCCCGCGATGGGCAGGGGCAGCAGCGCGGTGTCGCGCCCGGTGGTGAACGCCATGCCGCCGCCCACCTCCGCCACCCGCTCGAGGGCTGCCTTCATCAGCGCCCTGTCGCGCCCGAAGAGGAACACGTTGTGGCTGTCGTGAGCGAAGCTGGACGCGTACCCGCCCGCCTCGAGGCCCGTGCCGGCGACGAGGCACACGGTCGGCCGGTAGCCCTCCCCCTCCGCGGCGAGCCTGGCCCTGGGTATCACGCAGGCCAGCGCCAGGTCGGGGTCGGTGGGGACGCCGTCGACGAGCTCCACCTGCCGCTCGCGCAGGGTCGTGAAGCTGTTCACCTGGTTGACCTCGATGACGCGCGCCGTCACGTGGTGGCGGCCGTGGTGCCGCTCCGGGCCGCCGAAGCCGAGCGCTTCCGCCGCGACGTTGCCGGACGCGAGCGCGGTGGCCGGGCCCCAGTCGACTGCCGGGGCCGGCACGGCCACGACGACGCGCCCGGCCTCCGCGACGAGCCGGCCGTCCACGTGGACCTCGCGCGGCGGGTAGGCGCAGAGGGCGTCGGTCACGAGGAAGTCGGCGCGCGCGCCGGGCGCGACGGCGCCCAGGTCGGCCAGGCCTAGGTAGGTGGCGGGGCGCAGGGTGGCCGACGCCACGGCGTCGAGGGCCGGCCATCCGGCCTCGATGGCCAGCGCCACGACGCGACTGAGGTGGCCGTCGACGAGGCGGTTGGGGACGACGTCGTCGGTGATGAGCAGGACGCGCGAGCGGTCAGGCAGCGCCACCACGGCGGCCACGACGTCCGGGGTGAGGGACTTCTCCTGCAGCATGACCCAGAGGCCCTTGCGGAGCTCCTCCCGCAGCTTGGCGGGCGTCGCCAACGTGTGGTCCGAGCGGATCCCGTGCGCCACGTAGCGCGACAGCTCCACGCCGGTGAGGCTGGGCACGTGTCCCTCCACCCCCAGGCCGGCGCGCCTGGCGGCCGCCACGATTGCGCGCAGCTTGGTGTCGCCGTGGACGAGCCCCTGGAAGTCCATGACCTCGCCGAGGGCCATCACCTCCGGCTCCGCCGCGAGAGCGGTGACGTCTTCGGCTCCCAGGGCGGCGTTGGGCGTCTCGATGTCGGGAGAGGTGGCGGGCACGCAGCTCGAGATGGCCGCGTAGACGCGCTGCGGCAGGCCGCGCGCGGCTCGGATCATCCGCCGCACGCCCTCCGCTCCCTGCACGTTGGCGACCTCGTGCGGATCCTGCAGGATGGTCGTGGTCCCGTGGGGTAGGGCCGCCTCCGCGAAGCGGCGGGGCGTGACCAGGCTACTCTCGACGTGCATGTGGACGTCGAGCATGCCTGGTTGCACGAACGCCCCGCCGAGGTCGCGGCGGGCGGCGACGGTCAGCCCCGCCAGGTCGGAAGGCGTGGGCGAGCCGGCCTCGACCTCGACGAAGCGGCCGTCGGCCACGGTGAACCACCCGGGGTAGGTGGTCTGCGTGAAGACGTCGACGAGGGTGGCGCCCGTCACGAGCAGGTCGCGCCGCGCGAGGTCGGGGAGCGCGTCCGTCATAGGCCGGCGTGCAGCAGGTCGACGGCGGCGCCGGCTATCCGGATGGTGTCTGCCTCCACCTGCCGGTAGAGGGCCTCCTTCTCCTCGCGCGTGGGTTGCGGGTCGAGGTAGATGTTCGAGTCGGTGCCGAGGACGGCGCCGACCTTGACGCCCAGGAGCGAACCGACCACGAACACCGTGGAGCACTCCTGCTCGGCGGCCACGACGCCGGCGTCGGTGAGGCGCTGGTTGAGGCCGTCGTCGCGCCGGTAGAACGCGTCGCGGGTGTACACGACCCCCTCGATGGCGCGCCTACCGAGGTGAGCCTCCGCCGCGTGCCTCAGCGCCAGCGTGACGTCGATGTCGGCGGCGGCCGGGTAGCCGAGGGGGACGTAGTCCTGCGAGGTGCCCTCGCCGCGGAAGGCGGCGGTGACCACCACGACCGAGCCGATGGGCGTGCCCGGCTGGCGTCCGCCGGCCGAGCCGACGCGGATGAAGTGGGTGGCGCCGATCCGCACCAGCTCCTCGACGGCGATGGAGGCGGACGGCCCGCCGATGCCGGTGGAGCAGACGCTGATGGGGGTGCCCGCCTTGGTGCGACCCGTGAAGATGACGTACTCGCGATTGCGGGCGATCAGCTTGGGCGCCACGAACGTCTCGGCGATGCGCTCGGCGCGGCCGGGGTCGCCGGGGATGAGGACGTAGGGGGCCACGTCGCCGGTCGTGGCGCGCAGGTGCCGCTGGATGTCAGCCATCTGGGTGTCTCCTTGCTGCGCCGCGGTGACCGCGAGGGTCAC encodes the following:
- a CDS encoding DMT family transporter, producing MVLLPIMDGLAKGLSQRYPVPMIVWARYLFHLACMLPVLLLRFGGQGLWPRQAGLQLVRGGLLLAGTALFFFALSLLPQATALALFFVSPLVVTVAAPLLLRERVGAWRVLAVLVGFAGIVLILRPGSGMLGWGAGLALAAGVVHGFYMLFTRALAGSAPPLVTLGYTAVVGAVVMSAVVPFVWVRVTPLDFATMVLLGVLAAGGHFLLIKAFDHAPATWLAPVGYFEMVTAVLYGYLAYGDLPDALGWTGILVVVGAGVAISLKERKAMRGLRPGN
- a CDS encoding DUF1572 family protein, translating into MDATGLEHTVGRLFLAGMENGYRGQKALAERALAQLDDADWHRTLDAGGNSIAVIVRHVAGNLRSRWRDFLTSDGEKPDRRRDDEFEPGGQAVSAMLEEWQAGFDEVLETLARLTPADLTRTVTIRGKALGVVDAILRNYDHTGHHVGQVVFLAKHWRGDAWQTLSIPRKGKG
- a CDS encoding S49 family peptidase — encoded protein: MTRDEQGATRGLATAFAAVVNAVTAATDAARNALPGRRPQRIVIELRGSFPALKEARPFPARLVRVTPPVMSLEELDRLVESLLRADWLRAVAFRFTELNLSLTAATAVRRQFARLRAAGKRVEVLATAFDNASYYLASAADRITAPPSAEFQVTGLALTATFLGDSLGRAGVRFEKVAVGEYKNAGDELVRTRMSEAQREQYGAYLDSVVATTHAAIGHDRGRPPEAVAAWVDAGVTSAAKAAELGMLDAVAYEDEALDAAARPVAAARRYLPGRRLATRADRVALVGLEGVIVTGQSRSSPLPLPVVGRRTAGSETLVGALRAAGRDARTRAVVLHVESGGGSALASDLIGREVELLARRMPVVAVMGAVAASGGYYVLTHATRVLAEATTLTGSIGVLTMKPVLEELYARYGANVESLERGRFAGLMATHRPFDGHERALLERYTEEVYGRFVARVAAGRRLDEKSVDEIGRGRIWSGADALERGLVDELGGVPQALDRARELAGLPPDAAVWRVPAPARYVLPTAEDPTTILRTFGAGLRERAWLLHPAHLAVR
- a CDS encoding SDR family oxidoreductase codes for the protein MTDMTGKVALVTGGGSGIGRATALEFAGRGAAVMVADFNLEGAQETARQIGAAGGRAAAVKVDVADEGSVKAMVAEAVAAFGRLDYLVNNAGISAAGPNVPLHEVDLKAFERVLDVNVAGTFLGMKHAIPEILKAGGGAVVNLASTMGERASAGDPSYSTSKHAVRGLTQSAALTYATLGVRVNSVGPGVIRTGMTEAIFEDEQTTAWLKGVTPMHRFGEPSEIAKLIVFLCSDDASYITGGYYPADGGWLAG
- a CDS encoding TlpA family protein disulfide reductase, producing MDALQLGPLVVSAPRLVAGVGLLTLIVVAEVAARRAGARARGANWAWNAAGAVVVGARLGFVAENAPYFFARPLEALMFWQGGFSPWWGVAAGTVVAAWSLGWRPRALLAALGPAVLALAAWLAVPALLTPVAEAARRLPDVTLTTLAGDQVSLADLSGGPLVVNSWATWCLPCRREIPQLARAAAENPEVTFLFVNQGEQRAAVEAFLTADPPRRALLAAHPGRVLLDRDMAVAARLGGVGLPTTYFFAPGGELLGTHVGEISGAALAGWVRRLKATYSQTRPAPPPTGSSPALSAAARSRALGWT
- a CDS encoding M20/M25/M40 family metallo-hydrolase translates to MTSPGDRDALVHRLQERLVRLCLVPSPSRDERAVADLLTEEFGTLGMDVREDDAGAHTGGNAGNLVAELPGGRAERVVLAAHMDTVPLVPGEPLVAEVAGSVVRSSGRQILGADDKAGVAVILELLARAARTGYEHRPTLVAVVTVCEELGLLGAKHLDVAALGADFAYSFDGEVQVGEVITSAVFKDDVTVTVTGKAAHAALEPERGVHAIKAAAEVVAAVPLGRVAADQVLNFGAIRGGGPTNVVPSEVVLRGEFRAFSKTRLDELAAHVTARAEAAAARHGASVAIERRHLYDGYAVAADAGPMQRLAAAAPALGERLTPVASIGGSDTSILNQKGLLTVNVGVAMHEIHSVGEWIDADDLARVVEWVGTALGLAGA
- a CDS encoding adenine deaminase, translated to MTDALPDLARRDLLVTGATLVDVFTQTTYPGWFTVADGRFVEVEAGSPTPSDLAGLTVAARRDLGGAFVQPGMLDVHMHVESSLVTPRRFAEAALPHGTTTILQDPHEVANVQGAEGVRRMIRAARGLPQRVYAAISSCVPATSPDIETPNAALGAEDVTALAAEPEVMALGEVMDFQGLVHGDTKLRAIVAAARRAGLGVEGHVPSLTGVELSRYVAHGIRSDHTLATPAKLREELRKGLWVMLQEKSLTPDVVAAVVALPDRSRVLLITDDVVPNRLVDGHLSRVVALAIEAGWPALDAVASATLRPATYLGLADLGAVAPGARADFLVTDALCAYPPREVHVDGRLVAEAGRVVVAVPAPAVDWGPATALASGNVAAEALGFGGPERHHGRHHVTARVIEVNQVNSFTTLRERQVELVDGVPTDPDLALACVIPRARLAAEGEGYRPTVCLVAGTGLEAGGYASSFAHDSHNVFLFGRDRALMKAALERVAEVGGGMAFTTGRDTALLPLPIAGLLSDAPVPEVAARFDALEGALRDAGMSVKTPVLLLTLLPLSVSPDYKVTDLGVVDVQARRVLSPEVIGR
- a CDS encoding nucleoside phosphorylase → MADIQRHLRATTGDVAPYVLIPGDPGRAERIAETFVAPKLIARNREYVIFTGRTKAGTPISVCSTGIGGPSASIAVEELVRIGATHFIRVGSAGGRQPGTPIGSVVVVTAAFRGEGTSQDYVPLGYPAAADIDVTLALRHAAEAHLGRRAIEGVVYTRDAFYRRDDGLNQRLTDAGVVAAEQECSTVFVVGSLLGVKVGAVLGTDSNIYLDPQPTREEKEALYRQVEADTIRIAGAAVDLLHAGL